A genomic stretch from Gopherus flavomarginatus isolate rGopFla2 chromosome 3, rGopFla2.mat.asm, whole genome shotgun sequence includes:
- the GCNT4 gene encoding beta-1,3-galactosyl-O-glycosyl-glycoprotein beta-1,6-N-acetylglucosaminyltransferase 4 isoform X1 produces the protein MIHHKADDNRTRMKRYKCPFKYPMRQKILILFLTVWLLALLKLLNVERLLFPQKGIYLVEHFLSTSSYVKNKYSYLRNNFQYEINCSCIYEEEPSEIGKSLEIRKKDIIDLEDEDVMAMTNDCQVYRTLRGYHLKPVSLEEESFPLAYSLVVHKDAIMVERLIHTLYSRQNIYCIHYDQKSANTFKYAMDNLAKCFPNIFIASKLETVEYAHISRLQADFNCLSDLMKSFVPWKYVINLCGQDFPLRSNFELVSDLKKLNGGNMLETVKPSSSKRERFTYHYELKSAPYKYMQMPVKTNISKAPPPHNIEVFVGSAYFVLSRAFIQYTFEKSLAKDLFEWSKDTYSPDEHFWATLARVPGIPGEISRSAHDITDLQSKTRLVKWNYLEDHLYPSCTGTHIRSVCIYGAAELRWLINYGHWFANKFDSKVDPVLIKCLAEKLAKQQKEWVDLSSESSFMHRSSADVSL, from the exons ATGATACACCACAAAGCAGATGACAATAGGACCAG AATGAAGAGATATAAATGTCCCTTCAAGTATCCCATGAGACAAAAGATCCTGATTCTGTTTTTAACAGTGTGGCTGCTTGCACTTCTGAAACTTCTCAATGTTGAAAGACTCTTATTCCCTCAAAAAGGTATTTATTTAGTTGAGCACTTTTTAAGCACTTCTTcttatgttaaaaataaatactccTATCTTAGAAACAACTTCCAGTATGAAATTAACTGTTCATGTATATACGAAGAAGAACCTAGTGAAATTGGCAAGAGTTTAGAGATAAGAAAAAAAGACATCATTGATTTAGAAGATGAAGACGTTATGGCTATGACCAACGATTGTCAGGTGTATCGTACACTTAGAGGATACCACCTGAAGCCTGTTTCCCTGGAGGAGGAAAGTTTCCCATTAGCCTACTCTTTGGTTGTTCACAAAGATGCAATAATGGTTGAAAGACTCATACACACATTATACAGCCGTCAAAATATTTACTGCATCCATTATGACCAAAAGTCTGCTAATACTTTCAAATATGCTATGGACAATTTAGCTAAGTGCTTCCCCAATATTTTCATTGCATCTAAATTGGAGACAGTGGAATATGCACACATTTCTAGGCTCCAAGCAGATTTTAATTGTTTGTCTGATTTGATGAAGTCGTTCGTTCCATGGAAATATGTTATTAATTTGTGTGGTCAAGACTTTCCTTTGAGGTCAAACTTTGAATTGGTATCTGATTTGAAGAAACTCAATGGAGGAAACATGCTGGAGACTGTAAAGCCAAGTAGCAGCAAAAGGGAACGATTCACATATCACTATGAACTTAAGAGTGCGCCTTATAAATACATGCAGATGCCTGTAAAAACCAACATTTCTAAAGCTCCACCACCTCATAACATTGAGGTTTTTGTAGGCAGCGCCTATTTTGTTTTAAGTCGAGCATTCATCCAAtatacctttgaaaaatctcttgCTAAAGATTTATTTGAATGGTCCAAGGACACTTATTCTCCAGATGAACATTTCTGGGCAACCCTTGCACGTGTGCCTGGAATACCTGGGGAGATTTCAAGGTCAGCTCATGATATAACAGACCTGCAAAGCAAGACTCGCCTCGTGAAATGGAATTACCTGGAGGACCACTTGTATCCTTCTTGTACTGGTACCCATATTCGCAGTGTGTGCATCTATGGAGCTGCAGAATTAAGGTGGCTTATAAATTATGGACACTGGTTTGCCAATAAATTTGACTCCAAAGTGGACCCTGTTTTAATAAAATGCTTGGCAGAAAAACTTGCCAAACAACAGAAGGAATGGGTTGATTTGTCTTCCGAAAGCTCTTTCATGCACAGAAGTTCTGCAGATGTTTCACTATAG
- the GCNT4 gene encoding beta-1,3-galactosyl-O-glycosyl-glycoprotein beta-1,6-N-acetylglucosaminyltransferase 4 isoform X2: protein MKRYKCPFKYPMRQKILILFLTVWLLALLKLLNVERLLFPQKGIYLVEHFLSTSSYVKNKYSYLRNNFQYEINCSCIYEEEPSEIGKSLEIRKKDIIDLEDEDVMAMTNDCQVYRTLRGYHLKPVSLEEESFPLAYSLVVHKDAIMVERLIHTLYSRQNIYCIHYDQKSANTFKYAMDNLAKCFPNIFIASKLETVEYAHISRLQADFNCLSDLMKSFVPWKYVINLCGQDFPLRSNFELVSDLKKLNGGNMLETVKPSSSKRERFTYHYELKSAPYKYMQMPVKTNISKAPPPHNIEVFVGSAYFVLSRAFIQYTFEKSLAKDLFEWSKDTYSPDEHFWATLARVPGIPGEISRSAHDITDLQSKTRLVKWNYLEDHLYPSCTGTHIRSVCIYGAAELRWLINYGHWFANKFDSKVDPVLIKCLAEKLAKQQKEWVDLSSESSFMHRSSADVSL, encoded by the coding sequence ATGAAGAGATATAAATGTCCCTTCAAGTATCCCATGAGACAAAAGATCCTGATTCTGTTTTTAACAGTGTGGCTGCTTGCACTTCTGAAACTTCTCAATGTTGAAAGACTCTTATTCCCTCAAAAAGGTATTTATTTAGTTGAGCACTTTTTAAGCACTTCTTcttatgttaaaaataaatactccTATCTTAGAAACAACTTCCAGTATGAAATTAACTGTTCATGTATATACGAAGAAGAACCTAGTGAAATTGGCAAGAGTTTAGAGATAAGAAAAAAAGACATCATTGATTTAGAAGATGAAGACGTTATGGCTATGACCAACGATTGTCAGGTGTATCGTACACTTAGAGGATACCACCTGAAGCCTGTTTCCCTGGAGGAGGAAAGTTTCCCATTAGCCTACTCTTTGGTTGTTCACAAAGATGCAATAATGGTTGAAAGACTCATACACACATTATACAGCCGTCAAAATATTTACTGCATCCATTATGACCAAAAGTCTGCTAATACTTTCAAATATGCTATGGACAATTTAGCTAAGTGCTTCCCCAATATTTTCATTGCATCTAAATTGGAGACAGTGGAATATGCACACATTTCTAGGCTCCAAGCAGATTTTAATTGTTTGTCTGATTTGATGAAGTCGTTCGTTCCATGGAAATATGTTATTAATTTGTGTGGTCAAGACTTTCCTTTGAGGTCAAACTTTGAATTGGTATCTGATTTGAAGAAACTCAATGGAGGAAACATGCTGGAGACTGTAAAGCCAAGTAGCAGCAAAAGGGAACGATTCACATATCACTATGAACTTAAGAGTGCGCCTTATAAATACATGCAGATGCCTGTAAAAACCAACATTTCTAAAGCTCCACCACCTCATAACATTGAGGTTTTTGTAGGCAGCGCCTATTTTGTTTTAAGTCGAGCATTCATCCAAtatacctttgaaaaatctcttgCTAAAGATTTATTTGAATGGTCCAAGGACACTTATTCTCCAGATGAACATTTCTGGGCAACCCTTGCACGTGTGCCTGGAATACCTGGGGAGATTTCAAGGTCAGCTCATGATATAACAGACCTGCAAAGCAAGACTCGCCTCGTGAAATGGAATTACCTGGAGGACCACTTGTATCCTTCTTGTACTGGTACCCATATTCGCAGTGTGTGCATCTATGGAGCTGCAGAATTAAGGTGGCTTATAAATTATGGACACTGGTTTGCCAATAAATTTGACTCCAAAGTGGACCCTGTTTTAATAAAATGCTTGGCAGAAAAACTTGCCAAACAACAGAAGGAATGGGTTGATTTGTCTTCCGAAAGCTCTTTCATGCACAGAAGTTCTGCAGATGTTTCACTATAG